The DNA sequence CTTCATTGTACCTCGGTGTAGATGAAGAGAGTTTTGAAGATGAAATCATTGTATGTGAATGTGCACGTGTTTCACTCGGAACGATTCAGGAAGTTATTAAACTGAATGACCTCAAAACAGTTGAAGAGATTACAGACTATACAAAAGCCGGCGGTTTTTGCAAGTCTTGTATCAAACCGGGCGGTCATGAAGACAGAGAGTGGTATCTGGTTGACATTTTAGAGCAGACTCGCAAAGAGATGGAAGCAGAAAAAATGAAAGCAGCTGCAGATGCGATGAGTGCAGGCGGCGGAAATTTTGAAGAGATGACACTTGTACAGCAAATCAAAGCTGTTGATGCTGTCATTGATGAGAGCGTCAGACAGTTCCTGATTATGGATGGCGGAAATGTGGAAATCATAGACATTAAAAAGAATGATGACAACATTGATATCTATATCCGCTATCTCGGTGCATGTGACGGTTGTGCCTCATCTGCTACGGGTACACTCTATGCAATTGAATCAACACTAAAAGAAAAACTTTCTAACAAAATCAGAGTTTTGCCTATCTAATTTTCTTCTCTGACTCTCCTCTTGACGGAGAGTCTTCTTCTTGCTACAATACTTCCATGTATAAAAAGCTTTACTCAAAAATAACAGATGCCCTGGTCGACAACGGCTATATTATTTTAGAAAATGTGTTTGAACCTGCACTTGCAAAGCAACTTTTACAGATGTCACAAAATATCAGACAATACAAACAGGCGGGAATTTCCCATCACTCTACGATCAATACAAATCGCAGAAAAGATAAAATATACTGGATAGATGCAGAGAATGAGCCAACTGCCAGGTACCTGGATTTTATGAACGGACTTCAAAATTATTTGAACCGGCAGCTTTATCTTGGGATTAAATACTATGAGGCACATTTTGCTTTATACCAGGCAGGTGATTTTTACGAAAAACATCTTGATGCTTTTGGCGGTACAAAAAACCGTGTTGTTACGACTGTCTATTATCTTAACGAAGCGTATGCGTCTCAAAATGGAGGAGAGCTGGTCATGTATGACAAAAATGATAGACAAATGCAAACAGTTACGCCTCTTATAAATACTCTGGTTGTATTTTTGAGCGAAGAGTTTCCTCATGAAGTTCTGGTTTCCAAGAAAGAGAGATACTCTATTGCAGGTTGGTTTAGAGTTGATGAAAGAGGAGTGAATATTTGAGCTTGCCATATCATGATGAAATTCAGAAACTCAAGCAGTATAAGATGATTTTGGATCATAACAGTATTGTCTCCAAAACGGATGTCAATGGCATTATAACCTATGTGAATGACAAATTTTGTGAAGCTTCCGGTTACTCCAAAGATGAACTGATCGGGAAAAATCATCGCATTATCAAACATCCCGACAACCCGGAACATATCTATCAACATATGTGGGATACGATAAAAAATAAAAAAATATGGCAAGGTACGCTTAAAAACAGAAAAAAGAACGGAGAGGCCTATTATGTAAAGTCAACTATTGCCCCTATTCTGAACTCCTATGATAAAATTATAGAATATATCGCTGCTAGAATTGATGTGACGGACCTTGTGCACAAAGATGAAATCATTAAAAATCAGTTTATGGACGAACTTACCGGTTTGCAAAACAGAACGGCATTGTTACACGATTTAAAGCTAAACGGAGAGAATAAAGCCTCTTTGGTTCTTATCAATATAGACAGGTTTTCAGATATTAATGATTATTTTGGATATGAAGTCGGAGATGAGGTGCTAAAAAGTTTTTCACAGACTCTGTTGCAGGCCCATAAAAAAGTCTACAGAATAAGTGGTGATGAATTTGCAATCTTGTGTGAGCATACATTAAACAATACGACGAAGCAGGCAATTACAGCAATTCTGGATACCCTTCAAAACAGCAGTTACTCTTTTGAAGGGATGAACATCTCACTGTTTCTCTCTTGCGGCGTCTCCTATGGAAAAAAGAAAGATATTTACAAATTCTCCCATATTGCCTTAAAAGACAACAAAAGAACAAACAAAAAAGTGACATTTTTTAATGAAAATCCGGATCTGCAAAACCGTATCAAAGAAAATCTTGAAATAATAACAAAGATTAAAAATGCGATTGACAATGACAGGTTTGTCCCATACTATCAGGGTATTGTAGATAACAAAACACAAGAGATTGTTAAATATGAAGCGCTTATCCGCTTACAGGAAAAAGACGGGAAGATTATTTCTCCTGTCTTTTTTTTAGAACATGCCAAAAAAGCCAAACTCTATACACAATTGACAAAGATTATGCTTGAAAAAGTATTCCAAAAATTTGCTGATTCAGCGTGCTCATTTGCAATCAATTTTACACTTGAAGATATAGAATCACAAGAGGTTGTGCAGACTTTGGTGGAGAATCTGCAGAAGTATGCATGCGGAGAGCGGGTAACTGTAGAGATTGTGGAATCCGAGGGGATAGAAAATTTTGATGAGGTCTCAAATTTTATAAAAAAAGTAAAAATGTATGGATGTAAAATTGCTATTGATGATTTTGGAACAGGATATTCAAATTTTTCATATCTTGGAAAACTTGATATAGATTTTATAAAGATTGACGGTTCTCTGGTTTTGAATATGCATCAGGGTGGTGCTGAAATGGCAACCCTGGAAAGTATTTTGCATTTTGCGAAAAAAATGCAGATTAAGACAATAGCAGAGTTTGTTAAAGATGAAGAGACATATGAAACATTGCATCAAATGGGTGTTGACTATTCACAGGGGTACTACTTTTGCAAACCGCAGGAAAATTTGAGAGATTAAACAAATATAAGTGTAATTTTGGTTCCTAAATTTTCTTTGGACTCTATGTTTATTTGAAAGTTATACTCTTCTATGATACTCTGGACAATATTTAAACCGACTCCAAATCCGCCGGCATAGGAATTTGCCCGTACAAAACGGGTAAAAATTTCCTGCAGTTTTTCTTGTTTGATACCGATGCCTTCATCTTGAATGACAAAAGAGTTGTGTGTGGTTGTGATTTTTATCTTTGTGTTGGGATGAGAATATTTTATGGCATTGCCAAGCAGGTTGTTTATAATCATTTTTGCTTTTGTCGGTGCTATTTTAAGCGGACAGTTTTGCAAATCGGTTTGGACAGTAATATTTTTTTTCTCCACAAGTTCACTGAAATAAGCAATATCTTCTTTGATAATTTCATCAAACAGAAGAGAAACGGCCTCTTCACTCTCATTGTCAAAACTTAAAAAGCTGAGTGATGCATATATGTCATAAAGCTGTTTTGTACTGATGGAGATGTTCTTGACCGTTTTTTCATCATACTCCTTTTTTGCTTTTAATCTTGAAGTACTCATCATAATTGCTGTAATGGGTGTATTTAATTCATGGGTTGTGTCTTTGACGAAATCCTCTATCTCCTGCATTTTGTCTTTGAGCGGTTTGAGAAAAATATAGGATAAAAAGACGGCGATGACAATGATGAGAAAAGCTGTAATAATGACAGCATAGGCAATCTTGTTTTTTATCACTTCTATATTTTTTACACACTCGTCACTTTGTACAACAATGTACTTTACATGTAAATGTCCGGCTGTCCTTTGGGTGATGAGAGTGAAAATATCATCTTTCATGTAAAAATCTTTTGAAAAATCAACCGCTTGGACAACTCTCCCGTATAACAGGTGTTTTTGTGCATCAAAAAGGGCGATAGCTTCTTTTTGAAACGCATCAAGTTTGAATTTTTTATGGTGCATATGGGCATCAATGACTTTGGCACTGACAATGTCAGCGATGTGGTTCATTTTGTAAAAATTGGCATTTTTTTCCATGGCTACCTGAGATGTGTAAAACCAGTAAGCCGCCAAAGACAAAAACATAAAAGAGCTAAGAAGATAAAGAGAGAGAAAAGAGTAGAAGGATTTTTTTGTTATTTTATTCAAAAATATACCCTTCCCCTCGAACAGTTTTTATTTTTTCTTTGCCTATAATTTCTCTGAGTGTTCTGATGTGCGAACGAAGCGTAGCATCACTGGGCAGCGAATCAAAGTTCCAGATATTCTGCACAAGTTCTTCGTTGGTAATGAGGCGGGATCTGTTTTTTAAAAAATAGGATAAGAGCAGTGTATCTTTGGCAGTGAGAGAGATTTTTTTGTTGTTTGCATGTACTGTTTTTTGCACAGGGTAAAATAGAGTTTCGTCATCCAGGATGATAAACTTGTTATTTTCAATATTGAAAACTCTTTTGATGCTGAGTATTCTGGCATGCAGTTCTTCAAGTTCAAAAGGTTTTTTAATGTAATCATGCGCACCGGCGTCAAAAGCACGCTGCAGGTGTTTTGTATCTCTGTAGGCGGTGATAAAAACAGTGGGGGTTTTGTTGCTGAAAGCTCGGAGTTCTCTGAGGAGGTCTATGCCGTCTTGACCCATCACATTGATATCAAATATAAACAGGTCATATTTGGAGTTTTCAAGATGTACATAGACTTCCTGCGCATTGTAAGCATAATCCACATGCCACTCTTCTCGCAAAAAATCCAGCAAAATATCGGACAAAACAGGGTCATCTTCCATTAAAAGTATGTTCATAAGTTATTTTATCCTAAAATAATGAAATGATTATAAAAATTGATAATATTAATACAGATGAACTGCAGATTTACAAAGAACTCAGAGAGAATGCTTTTCGGAGTGACAGAAGTTTTATAGCTGACAGTCCGAAAGTCGTCAATCTTTTGCTTGAGAGTGATTTGGAGATAAAAAGTATACTTGCAACGCAGGAGTATTATGATGAATTTATGCCTCTTGTGCAGTCAAAAAATATTCCCAAAGTCTATCTCACAACGAAAGAGGAGATGAGCAGGATTGTCGGGCATAAGATACATCATAACTGCATGGCACACGGCATACGTCCTGATGATATTACTTTAGAGGGGGCAGGTGAGCGTATCATCATGCTCGATAATATCACTTCAAGTGAAAATGTAGGCTCGATTGCCAGAAGTGCTGCCGCACTTGGCGTAACGAGTTATTTTTTGCCAAAATCCTCACCTCATCCGTTTAACAGGCGTGCTCTGCGTGTCTCTATGGGCTATGCGCACAGGCTGGGCATACATGTCTATAAAGATATTTTTGAGACGATTGCTGCTTTAAAATTTGCCGGTTACCGAGTCTATGCCGCAGAAGTTACCGAGGATTCCACTCCCTTGTCCTCTTTACATGTAAGCGGCAAATGGGTACTTCTGATGGGACATGAGGGTCAGGGAATCGCACAGGATATTTTGGATCTCTGTGATGAAATTGTCAGTATAGAGATGCAGGCGGGCATTAAAAGTTTTAATGTAGGTGTGGCTGCATCCATTCTTATGTATAGCTTTGTGCTTAAGAAACAGTAATACTAAAAAGAGCACCTTTGTCGGTATTGCGAACACAGAGTATGCCCGCACAGTAGTTTTCAATGATAATTTTACTCATATAGAGCCCCAGTCCTGTTCCAGTATCATCTTTTGTGCTGAAATAAGGGTCAAAAATTTTGTTCATAATATCCTGAGGAATACCTCCTGCGTTATCTTCTATTGTAATTTCAGTCTGATTATGCTGCAGTGTCAGTGTAATGTATATATTTTTATCTTCAATATTATTTTCAATTAATGCATCTTTGGCATTGTTTAAAATATTAATGATCACTTGTCCGAGAATATCACTTTGCATTGTAAGTGTTTTTGTATTTTTGTTTTCATAGGTAATGGAGATATTCTTTGCCTGAAATACCGGTTTTACAAGATTGATACTGTGAGTGATAATTTCATCTATAGAAAATTCCAACTTGTCTTTTGGCCGAAAGTAGTGCATAAAATCGTTTGTGACTTTTGTCATTTCCTGGAGTTGTTTTTTTGCATTTTTGTCAAAATACTCAATAAAATCATCATTGAGTTTAGACTGTTTGTACTTGTGCCTGACTGTTTGCATAAGCATAGAAAGTGCATTGAGTGGTTGTTTCCATTGATGCGCAATCATATTCATCATATTCCCCATCTGTGCCAGTCTGTTCTGCTGCAGCATGTGTAATTCCTGTTCTCTCTGTTTTTCTACTTCTTGTCTGACCTGCTGCTGAAGGTTTTGATTGAGTGCTCGTAGTTTGTCTTGGGCATCTTTTCTTCTTTTTACTTCGTGTTCGAGCGAGAGGTTTATGAAATAAAGGTAAATAGAAAATGGTAAAATAATTCCAAAGGCAATGGCTAAATAAATAAGTGTCTGCTTATCGAAATAACGCTCTTTTTCTTTAATATAGCCCCATTTCAGGTAAAGAGACTGCAACTCCTGTTGGGGTAAATTGGTCACCGCTTTACTTAAAATAACATTAAGCACAGGCAGACTGCTTTGGCTTGCTATACGAAGTTGATAAAGGTAGTCCAAATCACCGGCAACCCGCAGGTTTTGAATATTATACTGACTCATATAGTAGCTCGCTCTCACAGGTTCACTGATGGTTGCCTCTGCTGTTCCTGCTGCTACAGCCTGCAGGGCTTTGAGCTCTGTTTCGCAGGGTTTTATCACAATAGAGGGATATTTGTTTTGAATGTATGCAAAAATTGCACTTTTGTCAACAAGTGCAACACTCTTTGCCTGCAGTGACTCAATATCAGAAACCAAAAAATTGTCACGCTGCGTGATGATTTTGTTTTGCTGTGTGAGAATAACATCTGTAAAATCCAGATACCCCAGACGTTCCTGAGTTTTTTGCGCTGCAAAAACTATATCGATTTTCCCTTTTTTTGCAGCGTCCATTAATGCATGCCATGTAGGAAAAGAGATGTATTTAAAAGAGATACCCAACTCCTGTTCAAGGAGATGAAAAAGATCCAAAGAAAAACCGGCAGTTTTGCCATCAGGAGATATAATAACCTGGTTTGGAATGTTGGTAATACCGACAGTCAGGGGCTTCTTTAAAGTACGCAGCCATGTTTTTTCTTTTTGATTTAAGAAATTTTTTGTTGTTATCTGTTGAGGTTTTGAGAGCTCTTTAAGCTGCATGAGGAGAAAAAAACTCAAGAGGATTACAAAGGCAATGAAAAAGAGATAGCTTTTTTTATACATCTGAACTCCGCTCTTGAGTTGTGGGTGCTGTAGAAGAATCGCCGAGTTTAAAATGAGATTTTGCCTCTTTCTTTGCTGCATACATTGCCATATCTGCACTGTGTAAAAGTGCCTCTTTTGAGCTGCCCTGTATTGGGTAAACTGCTATGCCTATACTGCATGTAATGTGAAATGTATACTTTTGAAATACTACAGGAGTGCTTACAGCCTGTATAATTTTCTCGGTAAGACTCTTTGTATCAGAGATCCTTTTTACACTTTCTACAATTAAAGCAAATTCATCACCTCCTATGCGGGCAAAGGTGTCTTCGATGCGAATAACTTTTTTTATATTTTGCGCGACAGACTGCAGCACTGCATCTCCTGCTGAGTGTCCGTATTGATCATTAATACTTTTAAAATTGTCCAAATCAATAAAAAAAAGAGTAAAGTTTTCATGGGAGTGTTGTGCTTTATTTACAGTTTCATTGAGTTTGACACTAAAGAGATGTTTGTTTGCAACCTGTGTCAATGTGTCGTAATGTGCAAGCGCATACAAGACCTCGAGCTCTTTTTCTTTTGCCTTTTTGGCATCTATGTCATTTTGAAGATTCCTGGCAATAGCGTGGAGTCTGTCATAGAGCATTTCTATGTCAACCGGTTTTGGAATAAAATAGTCTATACCTGTATTGATCGCTTCAAGCAGTTTTTCTCTTTCATCAAATGCAGAGAGAATGACAATCGGTTGCCATTTGTCGATTTTTTTAATTTCTTTGGAAAGTGTCAGTCCATCTGAGTGGGGAAGCACAATATCTGATAAAATAATATCAGGTTTTTTTTCTTTATAGACAGCTAAAGCCTCTTCTGCGTCAAATGCCTGGTAAAATGCTTTGAAATCATCCGCTAAAAGCATCTTCATATGTTCCTGTGCCTGCATGTCATCTTCAACATACAAAAGTGTAAAATTCTTTAAGTTCATTTATTTTTTTCCTTTTGGCAGACGGATAACAAAGTTGGCTCCCTCGTGGGTATTGAAAACTTCTATTGTAGCATGTAACTGTTCCTGCAAGACCATTTTTGCCATATACAAACCCAGACCTGTTCCGTTTTTTTCCTGTTTTGTTGAGAAGTAAGGGTCAAAGATTTTGTCTTTTATGGCTTCGTCAATTCCCCCGGCATTATCCTGTATGGCAAGGAGTAGCTCTGTGCCGGTATCTTCAAGTGTTATCTGTATCTTTTTTTCATTTTGTGTTGTTTGCAGCAGAGCATCTTTCGCATTGTTGAGAATATTTAAAAGAACCTGGTTCAGGGCATTTGGATTTGCAAAGAGTTCATAATCCTGTGCGGCATTAAATTCAATGAAAATTCCTTCATTCTTAAAAATATCGGCCGTAATATTTAAAACTTCATTGATAGCATCCTTAAGAGAAAAGGCATATATCTGATCTTCCTGTTTGAAAAAGTTTTTAAAATTATCTATAGTGTCAGACATTAAATCTATCTGTTTTTTAGAGTGGCTTTTAAAATACTCTATTGCCTTGTCATCAAGTTTTCCTTTGGCATGTTTTGAAATTGTCAGTTGGTTGATGAGGGCAAGATTATTCAGGGGTTGTCTCCACTGGTGGGCTATCATGCTAATCATCTCTCCCATTTGGGCAAGTCTGCTTTGCTGGTAGAGAAATAATTGCTGTTCTTGGCTTTTTTTTACTTCTTTGGCAATGGTTTCTTCAAGTGTTTTCGTGTATCTCTTTCTCTCTTCAACAAGCATTCCGATGGTGAGGATTACAGAGACATGGACCAGAATAAAAAGGTTGTAGTTGATGACATTGTCTATATGGTTGTTGAGAGTAAACGCCCCAATATCCAGATAAACCGTATAGGATGCAATGAGAGCTACAAGTACATTGAAAAAAGTTCCGTATACCAAGCCTTTGTATGCACTCGCGAGAGCGACAACAGGAAGTGTTAAGCTCAAAAGAAGAAAACTGTTTTCAATGCCAAATACTATCTGGAGTATATACACATAGGCACCAAACAGCCCTGCGCAGAGAAAAAATTCTTTCCATTGGATTTTTTGAAAGTTTGTAAAAAGGAGGAGTAAAAAGGGTGTAAAAACCAACTGCCCCATTACATTGCCAAACCACCATGAAAAAAGATAGAGCGAAAACTTTTCAATAGAAATATAATGTGCCATAAGCAGTACGGTGTTTGAAAGTAAAGCACTCAAAGGCTGCAATAC is a window from the Sulfurimonas hydrogeniphila genome containing:
- a CDS encoding iron-sulfur cluster assembly scaffold protein, which codes for MAKADMLGESLWDAYSNKVTTLMNNPQHQGEITPEEAEAHGNKLIVADFGAESCGDAVRLYWEIDPKTDKIVNSKFKSFGCGTAIASSDVMTELCIGKTVQEAVKITNIDVEKALRDDPDTPAVPPQKMHCSVMAYDVIKKAASLYLGVDEESFEDEIIVCECARVSLGTIQEVIKLNDLKTVEEITDYTKAGGFCKSCIKPGGHEDREWYLVDILEQTRKEMEAEKMKAAADAMSAGGGNFEEMTLVQQIKAVDAVIDESVRQFLIMDGGNVEIIDIKKNDDNIDIYIRYLGACDGCASSATGTLYAIESTLKEKLSNKIRVLPI
- a CDS encoding 2OG-Fe(II) oxygenase produces the protein MYKKLYSKITDALVDNGYIILENVFEPALAKQLLQMSQNIRQYKQAGISHHSTINTNRRKDKIYWIDAENEPTARYLDFMNGLQNYLNRQLYLGIKYYEAHFALYQAGDFYEKHLDAFGGTKNRVVTTVYYLNEAYASQNGGELVMYDKNDRQMQTVTPLINTLVVFLSEEFPHEVLVSKKERYSIAGWFRVDERGVNI
- a CDS encoding sensor domain-containing protein, which produces MSLPYHDEIQKLKQYKMILDHNSIVSKTDVNGIITYVNDKFCEASGYSKDELIGKNHRIIKHPDNPEHIYQHMWDTIKNKKIWQGTLKNRKKNGEAYYVKSTIAPILNSYDKIIEYIAARIDVTDLVHKDEIIKNQFMDELTGLQNRTALLHDLKLNGENKASLVLINIDRFSDINDYFGYEVGDEVLKSFSQTLLQAHKKVYRISGDEFAILCEHTLNNTTKQAITAILDTLQNSSYSFEGMNISLFLSCGVSYGKKKDIYKFSHIALKDNKRTNKKVTFFNENPDLQNRIKENLEIITKIKNAIDNDRFVPYYQGIVDNKTQEIVKYEALIRLQEKDGKIISPVFFLEHAKKAKLYTQLTKIMLEKVFQKFADSACSFAINFTLEDIESQEVVQTLVENLQKYACGERVTVEIVESEGIENFDEVSNFIKKVKMYGCKIAIDDFGTGYSNFSYLGKLDIDFIKIDGSLVLNMHQGGAEMATLESILHFAKKMQIKTIAEFVKDEETYETLHQMGVDYSQGYYFCKPQENLRD
- a CDS encoding sensor histidine kinase, which translates into the protein MNKITKKSFYSFLSLYLLSSFMFLSLAAYWFYTSQVAMEKNANFYKMNHIADIVSAKVIDAHMHHKKFKLDAFQKEAIALFDAQKHLLYGRVVQAVDFSKDFYMKDDIFTLITQRTAGHLHVKYIVVQSDECVKNIEVIKNKIAYAVIITAFLIIVIAVFLSYIFLKPLKDKMQEIEDFVKDTTHELNTPITAIMMSTSRLKAKKEYDEKTVKNISISTKQLYDIYASLSFLSFDNESEEAVSLLFDEIIKEDIAYFSELVEKKNITVQTDLQNCPLKIAPTKAKMIINNLLGNAIKYSHPNTKIKITTTHNSFVIQDEGIGIKQEKLQEIFTRFVRANSYAGGFGVGLNIVQSIIEEYNFQINIESKENLGTKITLIFV
- a CDS encoding response regulator transcription factor; this translates as MNILLMEDDPVLSDILLDFLREEWHVDYAYNAQEVYVHLENSKYDLFIFDINVMGQDGIDLLRELRAFSNKTPTVFITAYRDTKHLQRAFDAGAHDYIKKPFELEELHARILSIKRVFNIENNKFIILDDETLFYPVQKTVHANNKKISLTAKDTLLLSYFLKNRSRLITNEELVQNIWNFDSLPSDATLRSHIRTLREIIGKEKIKTVRGEGYIFE
- a CDS encoding TrmH family RNA methyltransferase; this translates as MIIKIDNINTDELQIYKELRENAFRSDRSFIADSPKVVNLLLESDLEIKSILATQEYYDEFMPLVQSKNIPKVYLTTKEEMSRIVGHKIHHNCMAHGIRPDDITLEGAGERIIMLDNITSSENVGSIARSAAALGVTSYFLPKSSPHPFNRRALRVSMGYAHRLGIHVYKDIFETIAALKFAGYRVYAAEVTEDSTPLSSLHVSGKWVLLMGHEGQGIAQDILDLCDEIVSIEMQAGIKSFNVGVAASILMYSFVLKKQ
- a CDS encoding ATP-binding protein, with product MYKKSYLFFIAFVILLSFFLLMQLKELSKPQQITTKNFLNQKEKTWLRTLKKPLTVGITNIPNQVIISPDGKTAGFSLDLFHLLEQELGISFKYISFPTWHALMDAAKKGKIDIVFAAQKTQERLGYLDFTDVILTQQNKIITQRDNFLVSDIESLQAKSVALVDKSAIFAYIQNKYPSIVIKPCETELKALQAVAAGTAEATISEPVRASYYMSQYNIQNLRVAGDLDYLYQLRIASQSSLPVLNVILSKAVTNLPQQELQSLYLKWGYIKEKERYFDKQTLIYLAIAFGIILPFSIYLYFINLSLEHEVKRRKDAQDKLRALNQNLQQQVRQEVEKQREQELHMLQQNRLAQMGNMMNMIAHQWKQPLNALSMLMQTVRHKYKQSKLNDDFIEYFDKNAKKQLQEMTKVTNDFMHYFRPKDKLEFSIDEIITHSINLVKPVFQAKNISITYENKNTKTLTMQSDILGQVIINILNNAKDALIENNIEDKNIYITLTLQHNQTEITIEDNAGGIPQDIMNKIFDPYFSTKDDTGTGLGLYMSKIIIENYCAGILCVRNTDKGALFSITVS
- a CDS encoding two-component system response regulator, whose product is MNLKNFTLLYVEDDMQAQEHMKMLLADDFKAFYQAFDAEEALAVYKEKKPDIILSDIVLPHSDGLTLSKEIKKIDKWQPIVILSAFDEREKLLEAINTGIDYFIPKPVDIEMLYDRLHAIARNLQNDIDAKKAKEKELEVLYALAHYDTLTQVANKHLFSVKLNETVNKAQHSHENFTLFFIDLDNFKSINDQYGHSAGDAVLQSVAQNIKKVIRIEDTFARIGGDEFALIVESVKRISDTKSLTEKIIQAVSTPVVFQKYTFHITCSIGIAVYPIQGSSKEALLHSADMAMYAAKKEAKSHFKLGDSSTAPTTQERSSDV
- a CDS encoding ATP-binding protein, with the protein product MIRNSLLIFLLAFLYYASGTLSLSLLSGNSIINVGLFAAEGIALAFALYFGKKVLPGIFLGQFFLALGNEISFAVSLSIALINTAEAYLAVVLFKKFHLRVSLEKFRDIFGLVLLIFFVLQPLSALLSNTVLLMAHYISIEKFSLYLFSWWFGNVMGQLVFTPFLLLLFTNFQKIQWKEFFLCAGLFGAYVYILQIVFGIENSFLLLSLTLPVVALASAYKGLVYGTFFNVLVALIASYTVYLDIGAFTLNNHIDNVINYNLFILVHVSVILTIGMLVEERKRYTKTLEETIAKEVKKSQEQQLFLYQQSRLAQMGEMISMIAHQWRQPLNNLALINQLTISKHAKGKLDDKAIEYFKSHSKKQIDLMSDTIDNFKNFFKQEDQIYAFSLKDAINEVLNITADIFKNEGIFIEFNAAQDYELFANPNALNQVLLNILNNAKDALLQTTQNEKKIQITLEDTGTELLLAIQDNAGGIDEAIKDKIFDPYFSTKQEKNGTGLGLYMAKMVLQEQLHATIEVFNTHEGANFVIRLPKGKK